Sequence from the Chroogloeocystis siderophila 5.2 s.c.1 genome:
AACGCCTGTATGCGTTTGGCAAGCGATCGCACTTCGCGTTGCAGTTGTTCTAAATCGACTTTATCAGGCACTTCTGGCAAAGGATTGGGTAAATCCGCGATTTGCGCGTGGATTTGTGCTTGTAATAAAGTTAATTCTTCGCGCCGTGTTTGTTGTGTTTCCTGAAGTTTTTGCTGTTGCCATTCGAGTTGTTGATATTGATTCTGGCGATCGCGTAATTGTGCTTCGGCGCGATCGCGTAGTTGCTTTTCTGAACCTAGTTTTTCTTCAATTTGCTGTAAAGCTTCTTTTGTTTGGGCGATTTGCGTTGCCAGTGTATCAATTTGGTTGCTGATTGCGAATTGCTGATTACTTATCGCAGTGCGTTGCTGTTGATACTCTTGGATGCGTTGCTGAGATTCGGCGATTTTTCCTTGGATGAGTATTGCAGCGTTAGCTAATTCACTTTGGCGTTGTTCTGCTTTGAGTAACGCTTGTAAACGTTCTTGCAGGTGTTGTTCTTGGCTTTTAATCGTTGTTTGAATTTGTTGCCATTGACTGTTTGTTTGCGATTGTTCTAATTCGGTGAGGAGTTGTCGTTTTTGTTGTAATTGTGTTTCTTGTGCAGGAAGTTCGCCGTCTAAAATTTCAAGTTGCGATCGCGCGCTTGTCAGTTGTTCTTCTGTTTGCCGCAGTTGGGCTTCGGTTTGTACAAGTTGTTCGCTCAATCCTTGGATTTCTTTACGTAATTGTTCCGCGTGCAATTGCTGTTCGCGGCGCTGTTGACGCACTTCGGTGAGTTCTTGCAACAAATATTTTGTTTTTGCACTCAGCGATTCGATACCAGATTCACACCGTTTTAATACCAGTGCAATTTCTTGCAAGCGTTTTTGTAGTTGTTTGGCTTCATCTGATTCTGTTGCTTCACTCGTCCCAAAGTGTAAACCAGAACGCTGTTGAATAATACTACCACCCGTCATCGCGCCACTCGTTTCGAGTAGTTCGCCTTCGAGCGTGACAATGCGATATTGACCTAAGTATTTTCTTGCAGACTCTAACGTTTCAAAAATAACGGTGCTACCGAAGACATAACCAAAGACATCCTGATAGCGGCGATCGCACTCGATCAAATTAATCGCATAATCGATAAATCCTTTACTATAACGCAGCGCGGTCGTCGGAGAAAAGCGTAAAGGTTGAATCTTATTCAACGGTAAAAATGTCGCCCTTCCGGCGCGTTTTTGTTTGAGGATTTCAATCGCGGCGGCGGCGACAGCATCATCTTCCACAACTAATTGTCCTAAACGCGCCCCCGCAGCCGTTTCTAGGGCTAGTTGATAGCGGGGTTCGACTTTACCCAACTGCGCGACTAAACCACAAACGCCTTGCAAACCTGATTGCAAAATCACTTTCGTCGCATTTGTCCCTTGCGTTTCTTGAAGTGCTTGGGCTTGCGCTTCTAATTTGTCAAGTTGTCGTTGTTTATCGCGTTGTTCGCCAAGAAGGCGCTTAAATGTGTCTTGTTGAATTTGTAATTCTTGTTCGGCTGCGCTGAGCGATTGTGCTAAACTTTCTGCTTGTGTTGTCAGCGCGATCGCCTGTTGTTCGTTGGCTGCAAGTTGCTGTTGTTTTAGGGCAAGTTCTGGTTCTAGCTTGTCAATAGTTTGCTTTTGCTCGTGTAATTGCCGTTGCAGTTGATTTGTTCGTTCGCGCAGTTGCGCTTGCTGTCTCGATTGCGGTTCAGTTGCTTGCAATAGCGCTTCAATTTCGCGGTTGAGCGTCGTTTGTTGTTGTACCCAGATATCTGCGGCATCGGCGATCGCGCTTGCAGCTTCTCGGCTTTGTTCTAGTTCGCGTTGTGCTGCGTCGCGTTCAACTTGTAAAGTGGCAATAATTTCAGCTTTCGCACTTTGTTCTTGCTTTAGTTCCGCAAGTTTGTTTTCATACTCTTGAATTTCAGCTTGTTTTTGTTGTATACTACATTCTATCTTAAACTCTGTCTGAATATTTTCTTCTTTTTGGCGCTGTAGCTGGCGATACTCAACTTCTTGCGTTGCCAAATGCGATTGCAGTTTTAAAAGTTCTTCTTCCCCCAAAGCTTTAACGCGACAGTTCAATTGCTCAAGATGAGTTGTTGCTTGCTCAATTTCGCGCTCCAGTACAGCGTGTTGTTGCGCGAGTTCTGCCAAAGTACGATCACCCGCTTGAATTTGCGTTGCGAGATGTTCTTGTTGATTTTGCAGTGATCGCCAAACAAGCACGGTTTCCCACTGCGATTTTTGCTGTAATTCGGTACGCAGTTGTTGGTATTTCTCCGCTTTGATGCGATCTTGCGACAAGCGATCGCGTTGCGCTACAAGTTCTTGCTCGACGATTTGACAGCGTTCTTCGCGGTCTTTAACTTGGTCAAGCGTTTCTTTTGCTCGCGCGATTTTGCGGTCAAAGGCGGCGACACCCGCAAGTTCATCAATAATTTCCCGTCGTTCGCGCGCGTTCATCGAAATAATTCCGGTGACATCACCTTGAAGGACGACATTGTAGCCTTCTGGATAAATGCGCAAGCGATTGAGTTGTTCGTGCAGTTCACTCAGAGTACAAGCTTCGCCATTAATGTAATAAGTCGATGTATAAGTTCCCTGCGGAGTCACGCGCAACTTCCGCGTCACACTTAATTCTTCCGGTGTTACTTCACCGCCATCCTCCCTTTCTAATCTTATTTCATTTTCCTGACCTCCGACCTCTGACTCCTGATCTCTCTGTTCTAAACCCTCCAAATCAAACGTCACCGTCACACTCGCTTCAACAGTACGTCCGCGCGTCGCCTGCGTGTGGTTCACTAAATCGGGAAGACGTTCCGCACGCATACCCTTAGAACTCGCAAGCCCTAAGCCGAATAACAACGCATCTAAAATATTTGATTTACCCGAACCATTTGGTCCAGAAACAACAGTAAACCCTGGTAGCAGCGGTATTTGTGTTGTGCCACCAAAAGATTTAAAGTTTGATAATTCCAGGCGCTTGATATGAACCATAGGCGCTGGCTAGCTAGGCGTTGAAGTACAAGTGTATCAGAGTAGCAATGCCGTAGCAGGTTAGCACGGATTCACAAAAAAGAAAATGATTTAGTCCACACTTGTCATATTTGATCAACTCTCCTGTCCACTACATCCTCTTCTAGAAGCGATCGCAACTCTAGCAATTCCCAATTGTTTACGAAAATCTCTCCCAGTCTCTTTTCTCAGCGTTCACGGATACTTTGCTCAACGGGGTTCAGCCCCGCACCTTTCATGTGTCCTCCTCTATGTCTGGAGTGGTTCGTTACCATATAACCATATAAAAAACACACCTCCTAAAAATACCATTAAACCCTTTTGCCAAAAATCAACATACATTGATGCTAGAAACCTTTGTTTAAAAGAAGTTCATCAAGTTTTTAAACTCGAACGCCAACCTCATGGTTCTTTTACTGAGTTATTATCATTAGAACCCTTAACTAACCAAGAACAACAAGAAATCGACAAAATCCGTCAGAATTTTGACAGCTATTATGCAGAAGCAAAAATTTCTGAAGGACAAATAAAATTTTTATTTCTTTCTCCCCTATTATGGCTATCAGGATTTTATCAGCCTAGTATCAAAATCACATTAGAGGAAAACATTGCAGATATTTTAGTTGAAGACGAAGATACTCTGATCAAGGGAAGGATGGATATTTTAGCTGTTAGTAATACAGTACGAAAAATAAGTCCTCCATTTTGGATACTAGTCGTTGAAGCAAAGAATAGTAGTGTTGAAGCGCTAGAAGGTTTACCTCAACTACTAACTTACGCATACAAAAGCTTGGATAATCAAAAATCAGTGTGGGGTTTAACAACAAATGGACTTCGTTATCAATTTATCCATCTTCAGCAAGGTAATCAACCTACATATCAACTTTTACCAGAGTTAAATTTACTCGACGCTGAGTGATCGCTTCAGTTAGTACAAGTATTAAAAGCTATCTGTAAAATTCAGTACACTCCAAAAGCGAGTTAAGCGATAGGTTGACCTATAATCGCCATTTTTAGGATTTTGTGCGAGTTAACGATAATTAACGGCACAGGAGTGCCTGAAAAAGCGAAAATAAAGTTATCGAGGATTTTCGACGCGACAGTCGGAACTAGGAGTTTATTACCAGTGGTATTACAAGTAGAAAAAAGCAATTACGAAGCTAAAACGCAGGAAATCGCCCGACAACTTCTAGCCGCGACACGCGATCGCTCGTTCTTTGCTGGGCTACGCGACCAAATGCGCTGGGATGATAAGCTGCTAGCTTGGGCGATGAGTAATCCTGGATTGCGCGTGCAGTTATTTCGCTTCATCGACTGCTTACCCGCCTTACACACCAAATCCGAAATTGCCGCGCACTTACAAGAGTACCTAGGAGATCCCGCAGTCGAACTCCCAGCCGCACTCAAGGGACTGCTCAACTTTGCTTCGCCCGATTCTATGCCAGGACAAGTTGCGGCGACAACCGTATCCACCGCAGTAGAGGCGCTAGCACATAAGTATATTGCTGGAGAAAATATTAAACAAGTCCTCAAAACGATTGAGCGCCTGCGTAAAGAAAAAATGGCATTCACGATCGATATTCTCGGTGAAGCGGTAATAACTGAAGTTGAGGCGCAGTATTATCTTGATCGCTACTTAGAATTAATGGAACAGCTAGCAGAAGCTGCTCAAAAGTGGTCTACTGTAGCGCAAATCGACCAAGCGGATAATCAACCGATATCAAAAGTTCAAGTTTCCGTCAAACTAACCGCGTTTTACTCGCAGTTCGATCCACTCGATGCGCAAGGTAGTGAAGCAAAAGTCAGTTCGCGCATTCGGATTCTACTGCGTCGGGCGGCGGAATTAGGCGTAGCAGTTCATTTTGATATGGAACAGTACGCGTATAAAGATATTACGCTCGCGATCCTCAAAAATATACTACTCGAAGAGGAGTTTCGCCCTCGGACTGATATTGGTATCACCATACAAGCTTATTTGCGTGACAGCGAACAAGATGTCCGCGATTTAATTACTTGGGTAAAACAACGTGGTTATCCGCTAACGGTACGCTTGGTAAAAGGTGCATATTGGGATCAAGAAACGATTAAAGCAGCGCAAAAAGATTGGGAACAGCCGGTATTCAACGATAAAGCTGCAACGGATGTCAATTTTGAGAATTTAACGCAAATATTACTCGAAAATCACGAATATATATATTCAGCAATCGGCAGTCATAACGTGCGATCGCAAGCTCATGCAATCGCTATAGCGGAAACTTTAAATATCCCCCGCCGTCGCTTTGAAATGCAAGTTCTCTACGGTATGGGAGATAAACTTGCCAAAGCCCTTGTTGATCGCGGCTATCGCGTCAGAGTTTATTGTCCTTACGGTGAATTGCTTCCAGGAATGGCGTATCTAATTCGCCGCTTGCTCGAAAATACCGCGAATAGTTCTTTCCTGCGTCAAAATATGGAAGAACGCCCCGTAGAAGAACTGATCGCCCCTCCAGTAGCCTTTAACCCCACGCCCCACGCCCCACGCCCCACGCCCCACACTTTCCCCAACGCCGCCGATGTGGATTTTTCTAAAATGGCACAAAGAGAGCGATCGCAACAAGCTTTTGCCACAGTACGCCAGCAACTCGGTAAAACTTACCTGCCGTTAATCGATGGCGAGTACGTCAATACTCAAGAAAGCATTGATTCGCTCAATCCTTCTAACCCTAGTGAAATTATCGGTAAAGTAAGTTTACTCTCGGTAGAACAAGCCGAACAAGCGATGCAAGCCGCTAAAACGGCATTTCCAGCGTGGAAACGGACACCGGTAAGCGATCGCGCCAATATCCTGCGCAAAGCTGCGGATTTGATGGAACAACGCCGCGCGGAATTATCGTGCTGGATTGTTTTAGAAGTAGGCAAACCTGTACGCGAAGCCGATGCAGAAGTTTCCGAAGCTATCGACTTTTGCCGTTACTATGCGGTGGAAATGGAACGGCTAGAACAAGGTGTCAACTACGATATCCCTGGAGAGAATAACCGCTATCACTACCAACCACGAGGAATTGCTGTTGTAATTTCGCCCTGGAACTTTCCACTCGCGATCGCAACCGGAATGACGGTAGCAGCTTTAGTTGCAGGAAACTGTACTTTACTCAAACCCGCTGAAACATCTTCTGTCATTGCTGCTAAAATAGCCGAAATTCTCGTCGCCGCAGGCATTCCTAAAGGCGTATTTCAATACGTTCCTGGTCGAGGTTCGCAAGTTGGTGCTTACTTTGTCAATCACCCTGATACGCACATCATCGCGTTTACAGGTTCGCAAGAAGTCGGTTGTCGCATTTATGCAGATGCAGCAATCTTAAAACCTGGACAAAAGCATTTGAAACGTGTAATTGCCGAAATGGGTGGGAAAAACGCGATTATTGTCGATGAAAGCGCCGATTTAGACCAAGCTGTTGCAGGAGTTGTGCAATCTGCGTTTGGTTACAGCGGGCAAAAATGTTCGGCGTGTTCGCGCGTTATTGTGCTTGAACCGATTTATGAAACTTTCATTCAACGCGTCGTTGAAGCAACGCGATCGCTCAATATTGGTGCAGCCGAGTTACCCAGTACGCAAGTAGGTCCTGTAATCGATGCAACAGCCCAAGCACGAATCAAAGAATATATCGCCAAAGGACGCGCAGAAGCGGAAGTCGCGGTAGAACTTTCGGCACCAGAAACAGGATACTTTATTGGTCCTGTTGTCTTTAGTGAAGTTTCACCCACCGCCACAATTGCTCAAGAAGAAATCTTTGGTCCTGTTGTCGCTGTGATTCGCGTCAAAGATTTCGCTGAGGCGATTAGCGTTGCGAACGGTACAAACTACGCTCTGACGGGGGGAATCTACTCGCGGACTCCTTCGCATATTGAAATCGCACAGCAGGAATTTGCAGTCGGTAACTTGTATATCAACCGCACGATTACAGGTGCAATTGTCGCTAGACAACCTTTTGGTGGCTTTAAACTCTCCGGTGTCGGTTCCAAAGCCGGAGGACCTGATTATCTACTGCAATTTCTCGAACCCCGCACGATTACTGAAAATATTCAACGTCAGGGCTTTGCACCAATTGAAGGGGCAGATTAGATGAATAAAAATTCACTATTTTGGGGGAGTTATTGTAATTTATCAATGACTCTGATACAATATTTATAATGGAAATCTATGCAAAAATAAAAATATAATTTATATTCCCATTATGAAAAATATTATACTGAATTAACAGAGCAATGTCGAGCCTACTCTCAAAAACTCGACGTTTTTGTACCCTTAAATTCAGCATAACTAATGAGCATCGTGATAAAAACTGCCGAACTGCAAGAATGGCAGAGTATTCAAGAAATCCGGCGCGTGGTATTTCAGGAAGAACAAGGAGTCGATACGGCATTAGAATTTGATGGTAAAGACGACACTGCCGAGCAATTGATTGCGTATCGGAATGCGCAGCCTGTAGGAACGGCGCGGATTAGATATTTAGATACAAAGACGGCAAAGATCGAAAGATTGGCAGTGTTATCAACCGCAAGAGGGCAAGGCATTGGCAAGCAATTAATGCAAAAAGCCATAGAACGCGCGATCGCCCAGAAAATGCAAGAAGCCGTGATTCATGCACAAGAATACGTCAAAGCATTGTATCAACAACTCGGCTTTGTTCAAGAAGGAGAAACATTTGATGAAGCGGGGATTCCCCATGTCAAAATGAGGAGAAAATTAACAAGCAACGAGTGTGATTAGGCTCAAACACAATTTCTGGCGCGGACTGCTAATACTAGCACTCATTTGGCTAGTGGGGGCGATAAGCGATCGCGTATGGTTTGCATTAGATAATTCGGTTCCTGCTTGGGATCAAGCTGATTACCTGACGGGTTCCTTAAACTACTGGCAAGCGTTACAACAAATGCAAATATTGAGTGGCGAGTGGTGGTCAAGCTTTTGGCAACTTTCTTCTAAAATACCGCCATTAATCTACACCGTTGCCGCGATTATACAGCAAATCTTTGGTCGAGGCATCGAGCAAGCAACACTCGTTAATTTATTATTTAGCGCAATTCTGCTCGCTTCTGTGTATGGACTAGGCATTTTGCTATTCAACGTCGAAGTCGGTTTGTGGGCAGCAGCGCTATGTCAATTATTCCCTAGCTTTTATCGCGCCCGATTAGATTTCTTACTCGATTATCCACTTACGGCTGCGGTTATTTTGAGTTTTTTCTGTCTAACGCTGTGGGTGAAAAGTACGAAACGAGTTAGACAATGGCTATCCGCAGCGGCTTTCGGAATTTGCTTTGGGTTAGCAATTTTAGCGAAACAAACCGCGTTATTTTTCTTATTCACCCCGATACTTTGGGTAGTGATCGCAATGCTGTACAAGCGTCAATGGCAACGCGTATTACAGCTAGGCGGAGGATTGTTGCTATCAGTAATCATATCTCTGCCTTGGTATCGTACCAATTGGCTCACAGTATTAACTAGTGGGAAACGCGCCACAATCGATTCGGCGATTGCCGAAGGCGATCCACCATTAAATACATTGGCGGCTTGGACGTATTATTGGGAAATTCTTCCCTATCAGGTTTCTTGGCTATTACTTTTAGTTCCGATTGTTGGGTTAATTCTATATTGGCAACGTCTGCCAAAATATCGTGCTTCGCTTGCTTGGTTAGCGATATTTTGGCTGGGGGCGTATTTTTTGTGTTCGCTTAATGTTAACAAAGATGAGCGTTACGTTTTGCCTTATTTACCAATTGTTGCTCTCTTTCTGGCTTATGGTTTAACATTCTGGCGCGGACGTTGGGGCAATTATATCTGCTGGGGTAGTGTGAGTTTAGCAGTCATGTTGATGTGGTTCAACATTTTTTCTGTGGGAAGCGTGGGGAGAAGCATTGCACAGATTCTTAGCCCTAAAGCCGCACACTATGCTGTTGTTGGTACTCGTTTACCGCACCAAGAAGTGATCGAGGCGATCATTCAACAAGCCCCACATCTGCGTTCAACGTTGGGTGTATTACCGTCTACTCCAGAGATTAATCAACATAATATAAATTACTACGGCGCGCTACGCGACTTTCAAGTTTATGGACGACAAGTGGGAGTGCGATCGCAGCAAGTTGTACAAGACGCGCGATCACTCGATTGGTTCTTAACGAAAACTGGCGATCAAGGTTCCGTTCCTGAAGCGCAACCCGCAATTTTAGAAATTGTTGAGCGATCGCCTGATTTTGACGCGATCCAAAGCTGGACGTTGCCTGATAATAGTACGCTAAATTTGTATCGCGACCGAACGCCAGAAATAGAAGTTATTGTTGCACCAGGAAAATCAGAGAATGTCATACTATCGCAAGTGACAGTACCGCCACAAATAAAGCCAGGAGTTCCGATTCCTGTTACTTATCAGTGGAATGGCGCGTGGGATGAGTTGCAATCTGGTTTAGTATTACTTGATTGGTACCAAGAAGACGCGAGTTCAAACCGCTGGATACACGATCATGCAATTGGAATGGGAAATCTGCATTCAACTAACATGCAAAACCCTGGTACATTTCAAGTCATCGAACGTATGGCAATGCTACCACCAACAGGTGCTACAGGAACTTACACCTTAAAAGCAACGTACCTCAACCGCAACACAGGTGAAACTTATCCAATTGCATCTCCACCTGTCAGCGTCACTGTTGAAGCCAACACCGAACCTTCTCAAGCACCAGAACTCGATTTACTCACACAGTTTCGCACCTTAGCTGCTAGTTTACCCCAAGGATTACCCGCCCTCGAATTAGTATTTGAGGAAATTGCCCGTATTAATCAATACGATCCGACGCAAGATTATTTGATCCAAACGCAACAAGCTTTAACGTATCGCCTCCAGCAAGAACCGCAAAATCTAGAATTTGCCTATACTCTTGCGTTATCTAGGGTATTGCAGCGACAGGTAAACGAGGCGATCGCCGCCTTAGAAAGGGTAGTGCAGTTAGATGCGCAAAATCCATACGCTTATGCTTATCTAGCATTTGTTCATCTCTACAACTGGAACGCCGCAGCGGCTGAAGTCGCACTCAAAAACGCCCGCCTTCTCGATCCTAACATACCTGAAATTCAAGCACTCAGCGGTGTTGCTGCTTTGCTACAAGGTCAATTCTTTTC
This genomic interval carries:
- the smc gene encoding chromosome segregation protein SMC → MVHIKRLELSNFKSFGGTTQIPLLPGFTVVSGPNGSGKSNILDALLFGLGLASSKGMRAERLPDLVNHTQATRGRTVEASVTVTFDLEGLEQRDQESEVGGQENEIRLEREDGGEVTPEELSVTRKLRVTPQGTYTSTYYINGEACTLSELHEQLNRLRIYPEGYNVVLQGDVTGIISMNARERREIIDELAGVAAFDRKIARAKETLDQVKDREERCQIVEQELVAQRDRLSQDRIKAEKYQQLRTELQQKSQWETVLVWRSLQNQQEHLATQIQAGDRTLAELAQQHAVLEREIEQATTHLEQLNCRVKALGEEELLKLQSHLATQEVEYRQLQRQKEENIQTEFKIECSIQQKQAEIQEYENKLAELKQEQSAKAEIIATLQVERDAAQRELEQSREAASAIADAADIWVQQQTTLNREIEALLQATEPQSRQQAQLRERTNQLQRQLHEQKQTIDKLEPELALKQQQLAANEQQAIALTTQAESLAQSLSAAEQELQIQQDTFKRLLGEQRDKQRQLDKLEAQAQALQETQGTNATKVILQSGLQGVCGLVAQLGKVEPRYQLALETAAGARLGQLVVEDDAVAAAAIEILKQKRAGRATFLPLNKIQPLRFSPTTALRYSKGFIDYAINLIECDRRYQDVFGYVFGSTVIFETLESARKYLGQYRIVTLEGELLETSGAMTGGSIIQQRSGLHFGTSEATESDEAKQLQKRLQEIALVLKRCESGIESLSAKTKYLLQELTEVRQQRREQQLHAEQLRKEIQGLSEQLVQTEAQLRQTEEQLTSARSQLEILDGELPAQETQLQQKRQLLTELEQSQTNSQWQQIQTTIKSQEQHLQERLQALLKAEQRQSELANAAILIQGKIAESQQRIQEYQQQRTAISNQQFAISNQIDTLATQIAQTKEALQQIEEKLGSEKQLRDRAEAQLRDRQNQYQQLEWQQQKLQETQQTRREELTLLQAQIHAQIADLPNPLPEVPDKVDLEQLQREVRSLAKRIQALEPVNMLALEEYERTTTRLEELRQKLLTLEAERTELLLRIENFTTLRQRAFKEAFDAVNQNFQSIFATLSDGDGYLQLDDAEDPFNSGLNLVAHPKGKPVQRLASMSGGEKSLTALSFIFALQRYRPSPFYAFDEVDMFLDGANVERLAKMIKQQTKLAQFIVVSLRRPMIESAERTIGVTQARGAYTQVLGIKLQQSNTSP
- the pruA gene encoding L-glutamate gamma-semialdehyde dehydrogenase, which encodes MVLQVEKSNYEAKTQEIARQLLAATRDRSFFAGLRDQMRWDDKLLAWAMSNPGLRVQLFRFIDCLPALHTKSEIAAHLQEYLGDPAVELPAALKGLLNFASPDSMPGQVAATTVSTAVEALAHKYIAGENIKQVLKTIERLRKEKMAFTIDILGEAVITEVEAQYYLDRYLELMEQLAEAAQKWSTVAQIDQADNQPISKVQVSVKLTAFYSQFDPLDAQGSEAKVSSRIRILLRRAAELGVAVHFDMEQYAYKDITLAILKNILLEEEFRPRTDIGITIQAYLRDSEQDVRDLITWVKQRGYPLTVRLVKGAYWDQETIKAAQKDWEQPVFNDKAATDVNFENLTQILLENHEYIYSAIGSHNVRSQAHAIAIAETLNIPRRRFEMQVLYGMGDKLAKALVDRGYRVRVYCPYGELLPGMAYLIRRLLENTANSSFLRQNMEERPVEELIAPPVAFNPTPHAPRPTPHTFPNAADVDFSKMAQRERSQQAFATVRQQLGKTYLPLIDGEYVNTQESIDSLNPSNPSEIIGKVSLLSVEQAEQAMQAAKTAFPAWKRTPVSDRANILRKAADLMEQRRAELSCWIVLEVGKPVREADAEVSEAIDFCRYYAVEMERLEQGVNYDIPGENNRYHYQPRGIAVVISPWNFPLAIATGMTVAALVAGNCTLLKPAETSSVIAAKIAEILVAAGIPKGVFQYVPGRGSQVGAYFVNHPDTHIIAFTGSQEVGCRIYADAAILKPGQKHLKRVIAEMGGKNAIIVDESADLDQAVAGVVQSAFGYSGQKCSACSRVIVLEPIYETFIQRVVEATRSLNIGAAELPSTQVGPVIDATAQARIKEYIAKGRAEAEVAVELSAPETGYFIGPVVFSEVSPTATIAQEEIFGPVVAVIRVKDFAEAISVANGTNYALTGGIYSRTPSHIEIAQQEFAVGNLYINRTITGAIVARQPFGGFKLSGVGSKAGGPDYLLQFLEPRTITENIQRQGFAPIEGAD
- a CDS encoding GNAT family N-acetyltransferase, giving the protein MSIVIKTAELQEWQSIQEIRRVVFQEEQGVDTALEFDGKDDTAEQLIAYRNAQPVGTARIRYLDTKTAKIERLAVLSTARGQGIGKQLMQKAIERAIAQKMQEAVIHAQEYVKALYQQLGFVQEGETFDEAGIPHVKMRRKLTSNECD
- a CDS encoding glycosyltransferase family 39 protein, translating into MIRLKHNFWRGLLILALIWLVGAISDRVWFALDNSVPAWDQADYLTGSLNYWQALQQMQILSGEWWSSFWQLSSKIPPLIYTVAAIIQQIFGRGIEQATLVNLLFSAILLASVYGLGILLFNVEVGLWAAALCQLFPSFYRARLDFLLDYPLTAAVILSFFCLTLWVKSTKRVRQWLSAAAFGICFGLAILAKQTALFFLFTPILWVVIAMLYKRQWQRVLQLGGGLLLSVIISLPWYRTNWLTVLTSGKRATIDSAIAEGDPPLNTLAAWTYYWEILPYQVSWLLLLVPIVGLILYWQRLPKYRASLAWLAIFWLGAYFLCSLNVNKDERYVLPYLPIVALFLAYGLTFWRGRWGNYICWGSVSLAVMLMWFNIFSVGSVGRSIAQILSPKAAHYAVVGTRLPHQEVIEAIIQQAPHLRSTLGVLPSTPEINQHNINYYGALRDFQVYGRQVGVRSQQVVQDARSLDWFLTKTGDQGSVPEAQPAILEIVERSPDFDAIQSWTLPDNSTLNLYRDRTPEIEVIVAPGKSENVILSQVTVPPQIKPGVPIPVTYQWNGAWDELQSGLVLLDWYQEDASSNRWIHDHAIGMGNLHSTNMQNPGTFQVIERMAMLPPTGATGTYTLKATYLNRNTGETYPIASPPVSVTVEANTEPSQAPELDLLTQFRTLAASLPQGLPALELVFEEIARINQYDPTQDYLIQTQQALTYRLQQEPQNLEFAYTLALSRVLQRQVNEAIAALERVVQLDAQNPYAYAYLAFVHLYNWNAAAAEVALKNARLLDPNIPEIQALSGVAALLQGQFFSAWNYFTSWQNSSSL